The Primulina eburnea isolate SZY01 chromosome 6, ASM2296580v1, whole genome shotgun sequence genome contains a region encoding:
- the LOC140835457 gene encoding uncharacterized protein, with amino-acid sequence MDLDLAIRIDSPPVITDKSTSDEKREFERWERSNRMCMMIMKKAIPETFRGTMSSDIATAKAFLQDLEKRFAKSEKSEIGTLLASLISMRYRGKGNIREYIMEMSHLASRLKALKLDLSEDLLVHLVLISLPTQFNQFKVSYNCQKETWSLNELISHCVQEEERLKQDKTESAHYASTSKDKGKKRKDKVAADTQPSEETTEES; translated from the coding sequence ATGGATTTAGACCTTGCGATAAGGATTGACTCTCCTCCCGTCATTACTGATAAGAGTACCTCTGATGAAAAGAGGGAGTTTGAAAGGTGGGAAAGATCAAATCGCATGTGTATGATGATCATGAAGAAGGCCATTCCGGAAACATTCAGGGGCACAATGTCTAGCGACATTGCTACGGCTAAGGCTTTCCTTCAAGACCTCGAAAAGAGGTTTGCTAAAAGTGAAAAGTCTGAAATTGGTACACTTTTGGCAAGCCTCATTTCAATGAGGTACAGGGGTAAGGGCAACATCAGGGAGTACATTATGGAAATGTCTCATCTTGCTTCAAGGTTGAAAGCACTAAAGCTTGACCTCTCTGAGGACTTGCTGGTGCATCTGGTTTTAATATCTCTTCCTACTCAATTTAACCAGTTCAAGGTGAGCTATAACTGTCAGAAAGAGACTTGGTCTCTGAATGAGCTCATCTCGCACTGTGTCCAGGAAGAGGAAAGGTTGAAGCAAGACAAGACAGAAAGTGCTCATTATGCCTCTACCTCGAAGGATAAAGGAAAGAAAAGGAAGGATAAGGTTGCTGCGGATACACAGCCTTCCGAAGAAACAACAGAAGAATCCTAG
- the LOC140835458 gene encoding uncharacterized protein: MATESSVQRETAQVVPPQVVPHGTPRAAAVSVPASHGEKPEKFTAVDFKRWQQKMLFYLTMLNLARFLTEDAPKLNEGEGDVESVSAVEAWNHSDFLCRNYVLNGLANSLYNVFCEKKTAKELWESLDRKYKTEDAGAKKFLVGRFLDFKMVDSKPVISQVQELQVILHEIHGEGMTLSESFQVAAIVEKLPPAWKDFKNYLKHKRKEMNVEELIVRLRLEEDNKSSERRLFSPVDAKANVVEHGQSSKKRTFSSSNRKLNMGPKGGVSKKKFSGKCYNCDGMGHKASECKKPRRNREANVVENISQEVSNMNLCAVISEVNLVGSNPREWWIDTGATRHVCSDKEMFATLEESENGEKLFMGNSATSEIKGQGKVVLKMTSRKELTLNNVVCT, translated from the coding sequence ATGGCTACTGAATCCAGTGTGCAAAGGGAAACTGCTCAAGTTGTCCCTCCTCAAGTTGTCCCTCATGGTACCCCACGTGCTGCTGCGGTTTCTGTTCCAGCAAGTCACGGTGAAAAACCCGAGAAGTTCACTGCTGTGGACTTCAAAAGGTGGCAGCAGAAGATGCTGTTTTACTTGACGATGCTGAACCTGGCTAGATTCCTCACTGAGGATGCTCCTAAACTCAACGAGGGTGAGGGAGATGTTGAATCTGTTAGTGCGGTTGAGGCATGGAATCATTCTGATTTCTTGTGCCGAAACTATGTACTAAACGGGTTGGCAAATTCGCTCTACAACGTGTTTTGCGAAAAGAAAACGGCTAAAGAGCTGTGGGAATCCCTTGACAGAAAGTACAAAACCGAGGATGCCGGGGCCAAGAAGTTTCTTGTTGGTCGCTTTCTGGACTTtaaaatggtggattcaaaGCCGGTTATCAGTCAAGTTCAAGAACTACAAGTGATTCTTCACGAGATTCACGGTGAGGGGATGACTTTGAGCGAATCATTCCAAGTGGCTGCTATTGTTGAGAAACTACCACCAGCTTGGAAGGATTTCAAGAATTACTTGAAGCACAAACGAAAGGAGATGAATGTTGAAGAGCTTATTGTTCGACTTCGTTTAGAGGAAGACAACAAGAGTTCGGAAAGAAGATTGTTCTCTCCTGTTGATGCTAAGGCAAATGTTGTCGAGCATGGTCAAAGCTCGAAAAAGAGAACCTTCTCTTCCTCCAACAGAAAGTTGAACATGGGACCCAAAGGAGGCGTTTCAAAGAAGAAGTTCTCGGGAAAATGCTATAACTGTGATGGCATGGGTCACAAGGCATCGGAATGTAAGAAGCCAAGGAGAAACCGAGAGGCAAATGTGGTAGAGAACATTTCTCAGGAGGTTTCAAACATGAATCTCTGTGCTGTAATATCAGAGGTTAATCTGGTGGGTTCGAATCCAAGGGAGTGGTGGATCGACACGGGTGCCACTCGCCATGTTTGCTCGGATAAGGAGATGTTTGCAACTCTTGAGGAATCTGAGAATGGGGAAAAGCTGTTCATGGGAAATTCCGCCACTTCTGAAATCAAGGGTCAAGGAAAAGTTGTCCTAAAGATGACATCGAGAAAAGAACTGACTTTGAACAATGTTGTATGTACCTGA